Proteins encoded within one genomic window of Rhinoderma darwinii isolate aRhiDar2 chromosome 5, aRhiDar2.hap1, whole genome shotgun sequence:
- the CIBAR1 gene encoding CBY1-interacting BAR domain-containing protein 1: MSQTPETRARDNQTRQIQEAVSHVEKHFGELCQIYAGYVRKTARQRDKADLLVREVHAYADTETPNLKHGLKGFADELAKLQDYRQAEVERLEAKVVEPLKSYGAIIKLKREDLKVTLNARNREAKQMAQLEKTRQRNPSDRQIISQAETELQRATMDAARISRQLEETIDNFEKQKIKDIKKIFSDFVSIEMLFHGKALEVLTAAFQHIEDIDEEEDLEVFRSSLHPPDFQSRLDIVRANSKRMSASLSQTAGSRHKKNAEEEEEEEDLDDEDDESTEGYN, translated from the exons ATGAGCCAGACACCAGAGACCAGGGCTAG AGACAATCAGACCAGACAGATTCAAGAAGCGGTCAGTCATGTGGAAAAGCACTTTGGAGAATTGTGCCAAATCTATGCCGGGTATGTCCGTAAAACCGCCAGGCAACGGGACAAAGCTGATCTCCTGGTAAGAGAAGTCCATGCGTATGCTGACACCGAAACGCCAAATCTAAAACATGGACTGAAGGGCTTTGCTGATGAACTTGCCAAACTTCAAGATTATCGTCAAGCAGAG GTGGAAAGACTTGAAGCCAAAGTAGTTGAACCTCTGAAAAGCTATGGAGCTATAATCAAGCTCAAAAGG GAGGATCTTAAAGTGACCTTAAATGCTAGGAACAGAGAAGCAAAGCAGATGGCTCAGCTAGAGAAAACGCGCCAGAGAAACCCATCCGATCGGCAAATTATT TCACAG GCAGAAACAGAACTACAGCGAGCTACAATGGATGCAGCTAGAATAAGTCGCCAGCTGGAGGAAACCATTGACAATTTTGAAAAACAGAAGATTAAAGATATAAAA AAAATATTCAGTGACTTTGTATCAATTGAGATGTTGTTCCATGGGAAGGCTCTAGAAGTATTGACCGCTGCCTTTCAGCATATCGAGGATATTGATGAGGAGGAAGATCTAGAG GTCTTTAGAAGTTCTCTTCATCCACCGGATTTCCAATCTCGTTTAGATATCGTGCGTGCCAATTCAAAGAGGATGTCTGCTTCTTTATCG CAAACTGCTGGGAGCCGGCACAAAAAGAAtgcggaggaggaggaagaagaagaagatcttgatgatgaggatgatgaatcAACTGAGGGATACAATTAA
- the LOC142651370 gene encoding sperm motility kinase-like, which translates to MMRMTTARPPRSQLQLLPDRLSHQGVPLAWFLHDASRCSWSCDQGGEVLEFVLSSDIKPEKILLDSAGHVKTTDFGLSVMNIFGDKKISEYAGTLRYMAPEIFLDALQQGS; encoded by the exons ATGATGAGAATGACGACGGCGCGTCCTCCCAGATCGCAGCTCCAGCTCCTCCCTGATCGTCTCAGTCACCAGGGGGTGCCGTTGGCATGGTTCCTGCATGACGCGTCCCGctgttcatggtcatgtgatcaGGGCGGGGAGGTCCTGGAGTTTGTTCTCAG CAGTGACATAAAGCCAGAAAAGATCTTATTGGACAGCGCTGGTCATGTGAAAACCACAGATTTTGGTCTTTCTGTGATGAACATATTTGGGGATAAGAAGATCTCGGAATATGCCGGGactcttagatacatggctcctgAG ATTTTTCTAGACGCCCTACAACAAGGCAGTTAA